One genomic segment of Nocardioides cavernaquae includes these proteins:
- a CDS encoding TIGR03086 family metal-binding protein produces the protein MTTPADEYRQIAGHFTELVAGVDPARWGDPAPCEGWAARDVVRHLVTWFPGFLAHGAGVQLAPGPSVDEDPYAAWTTMSDQVQALLDDPATAAISYTGPPGTHPLDRAIAMFFTGDVFLHSWDLARATGQDEHLDTERCAVMLAGMEPLDEVLRTSGHYGPKQPVADDADPQTRLLAFIGRMV, from the coding sequence ATGACGACTCCTGCCGATGAGTACCGCCAGATCGCCGGCCACTTCACCGAGCTGGTCGCCGGTGTTGATCCAGCACGGTGGGGTGATCCCGCGCCGTGCGAGGGCTGGGCGGCCCGCGACGTCGTACGCCATCTCGTGACCTGGTTCCCCGGGTTCCTCGCGCACGGGGCCGGCGTGCAGCTCGCGCCCGGCCCCTCCGTCGACGAGGACCCGTACGCCGCGTGGACGACGATGAGCGATCAGGTCCAGGCCCTGCTCGATGATCCGGCCACCGCGGCGATCAGCTACACCGGCCCGCCCGGCACCCACCCGCTCGACCGGGCGATCGCGATGTTCTTCACCGGGGACGTCTTCCTGCACAGCTGGGACCTCGCTCGCGCGACCGGCCAGGACGAGCACCTCGACACCGAGCGCTGCGCCGTGATGCTCGCCGGGATGGAGCCGCTCGACGAGGTGCTGCGGACCAGCGGCCACTACGGCCCGAAGCAGCCGGTCGCCGATGACGCCGACCCTCAGACCCGGCTGCTCGCGTTCATCGGCCGTATGGTCTGA
- a CDS encoding prephenate dehydratase — translation MSQKTIAYQGEPGANSDIACRDVYPDWETLPCASFEDVFAAIEEGRADLGMIPIDNSLAGRVADIHHLLPKSDLHIVGEYFMPIHFQLLGVPGATLESIKSVHSHVHALGQCRRIIGKLGLKPVIAGDTAGSAREVSEWGDVTRASLAPALAAQVYGLDVLAENVEDEDHNTTRFVILSREYAEAPAPAADSGDMVVTTFVFRVRNLPAALYKALGGFATNGVNMTKLEAYMVDGEFTATMFLADVEGHPSSPALARALEELEFFTDELKVLGVYPAAPYRIEGEHQPK, via the coding sequence GTGAGCCAGAAGACGATCGCCTACCAGGGCGAGCCGGGGGCAAACTCCGACATCGCCTGCCGTGACGTGTATCCCGACTGGGAGACGCTCCCCTGCGCCTCCTTCGAGGACGTCTTCGCCGCGATCGAGGAGGGACGCGCCGACCTCGGCATGATCCCGATCGACAACTCGCTGGCCGGGCGCGTGGCCGACATCCACCACCTGCTGCCGAAGTCGGACCTGCACATCGTGGGCGAGTACTTCATGCCGATCCACTTCCAGCTGCTCGGCGTGCCGGGCGCGACGCTGGAGTCGATCAAGAGCGTGCACAGCCACGTGCACGCGCTGGGGCAGTGCCGCCGGATCATCGGCAAGCTCGGGCTCAAGCCGGTGATCGCCGGTGACACCGCCGGCTCGGCCCGCGAGGTCTCCGAGTGGGGTGACGTCACCCGTGCCTCCCTCGCGCCGGCCCTCGCCGCACAGGTCTACGGTCTCGATGTGCTCGCGGAGAACGTCGAGGACGAGGACCACAACACGACCCGGTTCGTGATCCTCTCGCGGGAGTACGCCGAGGCGCCGGCGCCTGCCGCCGACTCCGGCGACATGGTCGTGACCACCTTCGTCTTCCGCGTGCGCAACCTGCCCGCCGCGCTCTACAAGGCGCTCGGCGGGTTCGCGACCAACGGCGTCAACATGACCAAGCTCGAGGCCTACATGGTCGACGGCGAGTTCACCGCGACGATGTTCCTCGCTGATGTCGAGGGCCACCCGTCCTCCCCCGCACTCGCGCGTGCGCTCGAGGAGCTGGAGTTCTTCACCGACGAGCTGAAGGTCCTCGGCGTCTACCCGGCCGCGCCCTACCGCATCGAGGGCGAGCACCAGCCGAAGTAG